The sequence TTGTTTTAATTCCTGATCATGAAAACCAGCTTATTTGACTTGGAGATAAGAAGGGAATATAAACTGTTAAGGCGGCATATCTGAATCAATCTCAAGGTACTGTACATGTCACTCCTTTCCCGAGTTCAAAAGTATGGTCTAGAGCTTGGTCTCTGTGGCAAGCGTGTTTAAATAGACTGCCAACCTTGAGTAACTTGCACCGAAGGCATTCCGTCTTGGATACCCCTAATCTATGTTACCTTTATGGAAATGATGTAGAAACTAAAGACCATCTGCTAGTTCATTGTTGTGGGTAGCCCTATCTTTACTATAAGTTCTATCAAGGAGGCTGTCGTAGGATGGAAAAATTTTCCTCTTTCTGTGTAGGGTCTTCAACTATGGAAACGTCTCCCAGCCGCCATTCCGTGGGGTCTCTGGAAGGCTCGCAATGCTATTGCATTTTCTGGGAAGATTTTTAACCTTCATAATGTTATTAGAGATATAAAAATTGATGCTTTTAACTGGTCTAAAGGCCTTGATTGCTTCAAAGGGATTGATACATCTAATGTAATAGTGGGATGGGAACATTTCTTTTTAAACCCCCACTAGTTCTTCTCTTGTTTTAGGGTTCTTTCTCAGGgttctttcttttggtttctATTCTTTTTCTCTGTAAGGGTTTCAATCTGTTTTCCTAGCCTCATTGGCTAGTGGTCttgtattctttttttctttcaatatatCTTCCTTCTTtgccgagcaaaaaaaaaaaaaaaatctccatgtCCATTTGGGCTGCCAATTGATAAAATTAAAAAGATCATATTCTCTCCTCCATTTGAGTGTTGTAATATGTTGATTGGCATTGGCTCTCTTAATGGTTTGATATGTCTTAGTGATATGAGACAGGGATTTTGTATTTGTAACCACATGACCAAAGAGTATGTTAGTCTTCCTAAGCCTGAAATAAACCCTCGTCGTCTTTATCAGGATTGATATGAGTCATGCAGATTTGGTTACCTTCCTTCAACTAATGAGTACAAAGTTGTTGCAATTTATAAGAAAAGCGACTCCATAAAGGTCGTGCTGTATACACTTGTACACTTAGTAGTGGCAATGGATGGAAAAATATTGGTAACTTTGATGATAGTGTACTTCACCGTACGTATTGATAACCAATCAGGTGTATATGTGAATGGAGCTCTTTATTGGTGGAACATTGGCAGAGGGATGATTGTAATCTTTAATTTGGCTGATGAAATGTTTGGCGAAACGATTCCACTACCTGCTTTGCCTCCGGATGATTATTGGATTGATACACCATTAGGGGTTTTAGTTGGTTTTTTGTTTTGTACAATGGTGTATAAAAATCCAAACACCGAAAAAAACATTATATGACATCCTGCTGTGCCTGTAtaagaaaaagaatgaaaatCATGGCATAAAAGAGGATAAAGAACAATACCAGTCATTGGGCTGGACCCGGGATTCATATATAAATTCCCACACAAATCCGTTAGCCTTTTCCAAGAGTGGCGATATTTTAAGCTACGGTTATCAAAATCTCTGTACTTACAACCCAAAAGGTTTTACCGAGGAAAGGCTGCCGGTAGATGTTGAGGAACATTTTTCTGACATATTCCTTCACAAGAACATGTTAGTTTCCATTAAAGAACTAGGAGAAGAAGGCACATAAATGTCAGTTAATAAGAAACGAAAAAGAGGTGCTTAGCCAAACAACTGAACAAGGATGCGGTTAAGAGTTCAATGAGGCCCCTGAGTGCATATATCATGTCAACAGGTAATTTTCGTTTTAGAttatacaaagaaaacttaaaagaTATGGCCGCTAATAGCTAAATCACAAATCATGGACGTCATGGTGTGTGGGCTGAGGTTGCAATAAATTCTACTTAGTCGGGCCGAGCCAGTATGCAAAATTAATCATGAACAAGGTTCTTTCACCTCATAATCATTATGAATCTCCTTTCGCCAGGGTATGCAAGATTGCATCAATCTGTTGAGTTCGATATACGTACAATAGCTACTAGCTAGCTATATATAGTTGGTCCGGGCGGATTAGTGATTATCGGTTGTAAAAAATACTGCGTGCCTGGCACGAGAGTGTCCATATCCCACTCCATATACATAAATGCGCACAAGAATATCTTTGTCATTGATGCTTCTAATAAGTTCCAAAAATGACCCAATATTAATGAAGTTCCGATCAAGAATAAGGATAGTTTCCGGCCTCAGTTACTTACCACTAGAAAAATATCTTGGCTGAGTAGAAGAATTAGAGTTGAATGAGTTTAATTATTCAGTtggtgatgaaatgggagaacaAAAGACGCATTTAGAATATGTTAAGGGCACCATCCGGGTAGGCAAAGGTTGATGAAGTGGTTTTTGTCGCTTATCTGGAGGTTTTTCTGGTCGGCGAAGCAATATCTGGCTCGGCTATGGATGTCCCAAACATTCATGCCATAGGCATGTCGACGACAATAATTCAGCTGCCCAATGTTGTGCTTGTCATTCTTAAAAGTTAATCTGATCAGCACCACCAACCAGGTGGGCCATATAGGCCCAACACATCcctaaccaccaccaccaaccagttGGACCACCACATATCCCCAACGGACACATACATTACGCTCACTGCACACTCTATTGAACATATTGAGTACGAGTCACACGCAATTCCAGTGATGTGACGCCGCGGTTCGTCAGTCAGAGCATGCGTTGTCTATTTATTGTTTAGTAGTAGTATGTCCTTGCGCGCCTGTTGCGCGTATGAAGTTTGGGACATTTTGATAGCGAAAGTGCGCATAGGCCAAAGGTAAAGATAAAAAGCTCCCTCCCCCTCTAGGCACATAAGCTAGGACTTTCATCCTTGGAATTTTGGAAATACAAGGAGATTCCCTTAACGTCGTCATCTAGGTTCATCGGAGGACTTTATGCGGaaaattcaaaactcttgatccTTTCAAAGATTTTCGTTGAATAATTGGTAATTCTTTGGAAATTTTGTAATAATAGCAAAACTTCATGAGAAAAACCAAAGCACTGACTACGAAATGCCAATCCATCAATAAGAGAAATTGGTGTATTTTTCGGATACTTTTAATAAGAAAAATTAATTTTTAGGCTATGAATATCATGGTATGTGTTTTGAGACAATCCAAAACCCTTTCACATTCAGCTCCGTCAAAAAACAAATAGATGTTTTGTCTTATATGTAAAGTGGTACTCCCCAAATATTTTACTACCCCTTATTAGCAATCTTGCCAAATACTAGCACCTCCGCAAATTTTAAAAGCCCATGTCCCACTTGATATGAatgcagattttttttttgtccaaaACATTAAAGGAGCCCACATAAATTATGGAGCCCACAACGGATAAAAACCAACTTCCTATTTTtgaactatgattttgggcataccaaaatctttcaaagcatactgaatgaagacaaaaaaggttgtgaaataacaaaatcagataaccccttaacccaatttttttaatggcaaatctgccctttacgtattagtgttaataatcttgattagtaagactaaagtttgcaaactcagagaactgttcggcttatatggatcaagtattataagccgaaccaagtaagtaaaacttcggcttaaaagattttatggttataagccgaaccatactctgaactcccaaaagttacctggagcaaagtgaagttccctccgatgtttgtacttgtcaacctagacgcggtggcaagttggtccagcaggtaagcgagtgtagccgttccccaagcaaacttgttacaagtttcaagattctttaccaattggagataattagcatttaccttgtttccggtagtgtcgggaaagatgtctctaccaagagtataaagcaagtaggtaGTTCCGGTTttcttcactttgacgggatccattatcaacaaaccttgtgtgactctttcctttgtgttctcaaactcccttttcaagttagtcaacttgatcttcttattcttcttatttctgccacctggtatgcaaacggtatcgacatctttaactgatcgacaaaactccaactcagttttctatgaaccccaaccaaggaattccaggtacaaattgtatagctcattccaactcatgtcataaaaaccagcatccacacttgcaccccttgctttaaggcttgtaatcttactagcctcatcaggagtgattgccatctctccaaaaggtaattgaaatgtgtaagtttctggaaaaaacgctcggtaaatgcagaggccgacacactatcatattccttatgtctaTAATTGATGATAGGCCATAAAACACCGCGTTGTACGTatgcaatcacctcaggaacctcttcatcaagactacattccgctgccctctggtgtctcaatactcggactgcacggttgtgatcaggagtctcataaattttcttcgcccaagaatcggcataaccaatcaacacatttcctccatcttccggaagaccatgaggaaaaccatctgatcgaggtgtaattacgtcatcttcatcaggaatgtgtaaaccagtgatccatcgatcatcatcgttcttctctttctcgggttctgccaccttcttacctttcttgtctttcttgggttttccttggggttgtgtttcttgatgaacttcttgattatcatcaacttcttcatcttcagctattccttcttcttgtctttcaattcttacttgttcatcttcttgttctaaaattcctcctctagctcccgctcccaattttttcttacctcctcctctaggatcgggagttttagaagtagaaggtgttacctccatcttcttcctctttgtagctgcattggtcctgacacaagtatgaaagttataagactaattcgaacaacaaagagatttgcaaagccaaaaacttgtaagaaaataagaaggctcggcttacccgaaataacacatatgagccgaatcatgtcttcaaatttttattagcttacacagagagtggatcggctcataccacaaaacaattataagccgatcctatatattcggctcacaaccgacactgtcgaataagccgagtctatggttatgaactcaaacatgtattcggcgcaacatgatatcatataaataagccgatcctatatacttctaaaatttatgaaattttaacaatgatattcggcgcaaccctaatactaccgaataagccgaatctagacttatgaattgaaacatttattcggtgcaaaactaatacaaccatacaagccgatcctaagcacatgcaaaaatgccgatcctaagcacatgcaaaaagtTTTTGATATGcccaattctgaaattcaaacaacaattttcTTTGGTCTATTATTTAATGAGTTTGACCAAAGAAAAACAGTCAAACAGATTTAGACCTTGATCATCCATGCCATGCCAGGCTGCCACTAACCAAAAATAGTGAATTGATAAAGGGACCAGGACAGTCTCATCATCTCGAACTTTTGCCGACATTGATATTGGGGACGTGGATCCCATCGTCATAAAAATTCATTAACTCGAAAAAATCAAACCAATAAATTTCCTCTTACATTACCCACCAAATTCCAGCACACgcagaaaaacaacaacaagaagctcagcttaacaaacaaaaaatctGCTACCATTAATGGATTCCATTCGTCTTTGATCTCATCATCATCACTATTACCAGGTTAGTTTTATTTGATCggtatgatttttgattttttccaTTCAATTTGTAATTCGAtctgtaaattttttttaatttgaggTCTGATTCATTAATTGGGATTTCATCCACATTACAATTTGTTCAGTTAGGTATCTCAAAATCAAATGTGTTAAATCTAGGGTTGTTTCTCATGAAATTGTGTATAATTAATATCAGATCAGAGAAGTTATATAGCTTAACGAGTTCTGGATTCCCTAATAGAAGACTTGTGATTGattaaaaccctaggttttatttTATCAGGATTTTCAGACATTCGATCTGTAGATTTCCTGAAATCAGGAATTTAGTGTATTTCAGAATGAATTTTTTCTTATTCAGGGTTTGTTGAGAAATTTATATGATAAGGGATGACTGTTTTGGGGTCAATGTCGCATAAAAACTTTATTCTGTTATACATTATCAGGAATACAATTTGGATTTGTTTTTCATGTACTACTAATTCAAATTTGATTAGGGATTTATATTTGCTATGAAGCttgagaagttttttttttttttttttagctcttAAGACTTTTGCTTCCTTAAAGAATTCTATTATGTTTAGGAATCcgctttagaattttattaggatTTTTCTTTAACTAAGTCGATATACGTCTTATTCATCTACTTAGTTCGCAGGGAAAAGTTTTTGTAAGATTGTTAGTGTCTTCTTATTATCTATGGTTTACTACTTGCTGGCGTTAGGTAAGAACTATCAGTTCTTATCAATGTTAAAGTCTTTATGCGACATTGCCCCTGAAACAGTCATCCCTGATAACTATGTATGCCTTATTTTTCATCCCACTTTATATTTTCCTTGTGAATCCTTTGGGGATTTTTGTATAATTATCTGTGTGTGGTCGCTAAAGTAGCTAATTATGATAACACAGGTCCATACAGAGTGAGAGAGTGTGTTTTTGTGTGTACCTTGGTGGGGCTGGGGGCCTTAATTGTCGGGGTGAACGGAGAATTCTAATAGTTGGTGTACCATCTATGGTTGTTGGCTAGCTCAAGAACTAGTTTTTGATAGTATGTTTTCTAAAAGCTTAGCGGTAGTCAATGTTTTGATATCAGTAGATCTGTgcactttttgttgtttctttactgtttacTGAGTGTAAACTCAAGATTCATAGCAGCTGATTATCATCAAAAGATTATAGCCGTGGTAGTTTTCTATTTGGAATGGATACAAGAtacagtttttcttttttctcttaatGTGTCGTATGCATACTGCACTGTACAAGCATTGACTAATCTGCGTCAGCGATTTTTTCTTGTATACCATGGTGGGAGTTGTCAGTTTGTTTATTCACGTAGCTAACCAAAAATACCTTAATGCATATTACCAAAGGACCTGCTGTTATACTGAGTTTGGCTATACACCTGACCTGCACATAATATACAGATGCCTTTATACTGTGCATCATCAGTAATTTCAATAACTATGAAAAATGCAGGTCCACAGAGAGTGaaatagagagagagaggggATGTCGTCGTCATCGTCAACAAAGAAGATGGTGAATAACGGTAGCAACGAAGGCTCTGATAGAGAAGGATCATCATCGCCGTCGTCGTCATCGTCATCCGAGCAAGAGAAGGCTGCAGAAAAGTTTGAGTATTCTGGCTGGGTATACCATCTTGGTGTTAACACAATCGGTCAAGACTACTGCCATCTTCGTTTTCTTTTCGTTAAGGGAAAATATGTGGAGATGTATAAGCGAGATCCTCATGAGAATCCCGGCATTAAACCCATTAGAAAAGGCGCCGTTGGATACACTCTTATGGTGGAGGAATTAGGTCGTAGGAAGGTCAATAATGGGGAGCTCTATGTTTTACGGCTTTCCAATCGATTAGACGAGAGCAGAAAAGGAGAAATTGCTTGTGCTACAGCTGGTGAAGCTACAAAATGGATGGAAGCATTTGATCATGCTAAGCAACGGGCTGAGTATGAGCTGGCAAAAGGAGGTAGTTGTATGCAGAGAAAGCTTAAAAACATGGAGAATAACGAGCTCAATTTTGAGGGACATCGACCAAGAATGAGAAGGTATGCGCATGGGTTAAGAAAACTTGTAAGAATCGGAAAAGGTCCTGAGGCACTTCTACGCCAGACCTCAAATCTAGGAGATGAGCATGTCAAGTCAGATGGGTTTTTTAAAGGGGATGTTGGTGATGCTGTTGAGGCCCATCAGTGGAAATGTGTTCACACGGTCAATGGTGTTAGAATTTTTGAGGATGTCGCTGATGGAAAGAAACGGAAAGAGGATGTTCTTGTTAAATCTGTTGGTGTTGTGGATGCAAACATGGATACAGTCTTTGAAATGGTTCTTAGCCTTGATCGAAGAAAGAGATATGAGTGGGATATGATGACCAGTGACCTAGAACTGGTTGATTCGTTGAATGGCCACAATGATGTTGTCTATGGGACATATGACCCGAAATACCTCACTCGGTGGCAATCCAAaagggattttgttttctcaAGGCAGTGGTTCCGAGGGCAGGATGATGGAGCATATACCATTTTACAATTTCCTGCCATCCACAAAAAGAAACCTCCAAGATCTAGCTATCGGAGAACTAACATTACTCCATCAACGTGGGAAATTAAAGCGCTTGACCCTGCATCACCTTCCGATGCTCCAAGATGTCTCGTGACTCTAATGTTGGAGATAAGCTCTAGTGGTTGGCGGAAATGGAAAAAATATCAGCATTCAACATTTGAGAAGACCATTCCGTACGCATTACTGTGCCAAGTGGCAGGACTTAGAGAATACTTTGAAGCCAATCCATCTCCAACATATGCAAGTTCTACAACTACTGTCCAATCAGAATCATCTGCTTCTTCAGGTTCTTATTCTGAATTTCTAGACGGTGATGAAAGTGATCAGTTTTATGATGCCATTGCTGCTGATGAGACGTCCTcatctgatgatgaggatagtgacgATGATGTAGAGGTCCTCAAGAAGAATGATGGAAAGGTAAAGCTGAAGAATGTTTCATGGGCGATTGCAAGGTTAGCTTTGAAGCGGAATACAGCTCCGAGTTCAGAGAAGGAACTTGATGCCAGCATTTCTCCTGTCAGTGTTAATGCAATTCAGGTTCATGGATCTCTGCGTGTAGGGAAAGACGATACAGATGCAGATTGTTGGACTTCTCCTGACGGCCAAGGATTTATGATAAGAGGGCAGACTTACTTGAAAGATTCTTCTAAGATAACGGGGGGGATTCCTCTTTTGAAGCTATTAGCGGTTGATTGGTTCAAGTCTGATGCTAAGATTGATAGGATTGCAGCGCATCCTAGATGTCTAGTTCAGTCAGAAGCTGCAAAGAAACTCCCGTTTATCCTTGTCATTAATCTCCAGGTTCCAGCTAAACCAAACTACAGCTTAGTCATGTACTATGCTGCTGACAGGCCGATAAAACAGGATTCTTTGCTAGGAAAATTCGTTGATGGCAGTGACACATTTCGTGATTCAAGATTTAAACTAATTCCAAGTATTAAGGAGGGATACTGGATGGTCAAGCGAGCCGTTGGGACAAAAGCTTGCTTGCTGGGGAAAGCAGTGACGTGTAGATACCTTAGACAAGATAATTTTCTTGAGATCGATGTGGATATTGGCTCGTCATCAGTTGCAAGAAGTATAATCAACTTAGTTCTTGGATATGTTACCAGCCTTGTTGTTGATCTCGCAATTTTAGTTGAGGCcaaagaagaaaatgaactgCCTGAATATATTCTTGGAACAGTACGGCTAAACCGCTTGAAGCCAGAATCTGCTGTTGATTTTGAAGCTTCCTGATTCTGAAGCTGAGGAAGTTCACTCgctctctctctctatttctctGTCATGATATGCTATTTATCTGTAGTAGTTAAGTCACTGTGTTTTACAAATTTTACAAAACTGCTGTTAGGGTTTTTCTATCAAATATATTTATAGGTATAGTGCAATCTGTTCTGTTTCATCCCACCAATTTAGATGTGTGAAATTTCGTTAAAATCTGCATAAGAAATGCTGTGGCAATCTCCATAAAGGTATATATTATTACATGTCCTGAACACTTCAATTAGATTTTACAACCGTCTGTCGTAAATTGTTTTGCAGGTGTTTATGTAAGGATACGGGTTAACTTGCAGTACATACTGGTTTCTTACTACTGGGAAAATTCcccttctgagaaacttgcaaaattgaacctttttttatttttttatttttgttgctaAATACACATAATTTTTTATTCATTAAATTGGGGATTACAGATACAAAGTTAAATTGGAGAAAAAGCAAACAAACTAACCCAGCCCAGAATAACTTGTAAGCCCATTTATCAAATCAACGTGCAAGCCCAACAACCCCTAATTAACAAAATCATACACAACTCTGGCATTTCAACTCTTCCTAACCAGGTAGGTCTACCAATACAAAAATTCCTTTCACCTGCTTGTAACTTTGCTCCTCTTTTGGCTGCACAATCAAcagagattgatttctctgaaaTAATTTACAAATCTGATATCTGTAAGTTTCTATAAGGTCCCTTCGAGTTTCCACCCCAGTGGGCAAGTCCATTCACCACACATTGGGTAAAaaaacaattcagcaacacttggcccagttttactatatttttttatttattttttgcgaaGGGGGTGAATCAACCTAGCAACTGAGCCAGACACAGAGACATCTCCAGCAATTCTGCTGTCAAAAAACTAAGAGATTCCCTCCGACATATTGCGAATTAAAGTTCACTCCAAAAAATTTCCTGCATGTACTAAACCTACTCTTCTGACgaacaaactttttttttttgataaaaaggaaGATGTATTAATAGAAGAAGGAATGTACAAACAATTCTACCAGAGGTAGatgaaacacaaaaaagaaaattttgcatAACCAATGAGTTAGAGAAACATTGCCTGCCAATTAGACCAGGAAGTATGGGAGAAGTTGAAATGAACTCTGTGACCTGCGGCTGCTGCCCAAGTTAGAACTTTAGACTTGACTTCAAAAATGAGATCGCAATTTCTTTCTTTCCGGATCGTGTGAACGATTGCTGCCAGGATCAAACTCCAGATGTAGTTGCTTGAATTAGAAAATTGCCGGGTATGCCATGTTTCTGCCAAAGCTCTCATTGAACCTGGCAAAACGAAAGACCAACTTGTATTTGGTATTAAGTTACACCAAATTTTGTATGCAATTTTACAGTGCAAGAATAAATGATCCTCCGACTCCACTCCTTCACCACAAAAAGCACAAGCATTATGAAGAGTCATACCTTTCTGTTGAAGAAAATCTATAGTATTCAATTTACCGTGAACCAAACACCGCATTAGAAAACAGATTTTTGGAGGGATAGCCTGTTGCCAGATGAAATGGGAAGGAAAGTGAGACACTCCATGTTCTACCACCAATTGAGAATACAATGATTTGACAGTAAACACACCGGAGGATGCAATTTCCACCTCCTTGTATCTGTCAGACCATCACCGGCAGGGGAACATCATCGATGACTTTTCCTGGAATCCATTTGGATAACTCTTTGCCGTAATTGTCTTCTATAATCTGATACCAGAGCTTTCTCTTTTGTACACCATATCTCTAACACCATTTAGCTAACAATgctaaattcataagttttaggTTACATACTCTTAGACCACTTCTGTCTTTAGTTGCACGAACCATATCCCAGTTAACTAAATGAGAATTTTTTACTCCCTCTGTCTATTCCCATAGAAAATTTTGCGTATTCTTTTCAAGAATCTTGATGACTGAACTTGGGGCcttataaagagaaaaatagtagGTCGGAAGAGAGGATAAAATACACTTCAAAACAGCTAACTTACCTCCCATCGATAATGAAATATGCCTCCAAACTGAAAGTCTAGCTTCAAACTTTTCTATAATAGGGTCCCCAATTCTTATGGAGTTAGATTTCGCACCAAGCGGCATTCCCAAATACATAAAAGGTAGGCAATCTACCGAAAAACCTAATTCTTCAGCCCAAAGAGTTAAGTCTGGAACTCTTCCCACGTCAACAAGTCTGGTTTTCAAAGTATTTACCTTTAGTCTGGCTATGAACTTGAAACAATGCAATGCTGAAAATATGTTATGTAGATCTTCCTTGTTATCATCCAAAAAGAAAATTGTGTCATCCGCATAATGAAGGTGCTTGACCACACAATACTAGAAGGAGCCACAGAAATGCCGCTGAAAAGGCGTTGGTTAGCTACTCTATCCATAAATCTTGAAAAACCTTCCATGGAAATATTAAATAAAAGAGGAGAAACTGGACAGCCTTGTCTCACACCTGTTGTACTAGTGAAGTTTCCAAAAGAAGACCCATTGATAATAACCGAGAAAGTAGAAGTAGAATAACAAAACCTTAGCCAATTACACCGCTTCCTACTAAACCCCATTTTCACAAGCACAAATTCAAGATATCTCCAATTGATTCTATCAAATGCCTTCTCAAGATCAATTTTGCAAACGATACCCGGTTTTTCGGATCAAAATCTTGAATCTACCAATTCATTGGCAATAAGTGTGCCATTAATGATTTGTCTGCCTTCAATATAAGCACATTGCACAAGAGATATCAGCTTATCCATAACAAGCTTTATCCTTGAAGCTAATACTTTTGCAATAATCTTATATACAGTAGTAAGCAGACAGATAGGTCTACAATCCTTGATAGTCtcaatgtgatttttttttaggtacaaCAGTGATGGAAGTAGAGTTGTGTTTAGACTTAATAGTACCTGTGGTGCAGAATTCATTCACAGTACCcataatatcatccttgataaaATGCCAACACTTCTGAAAGAATAGAATAGGAAGCCATCAGGACCTCGTGCTTTGTCATTCCACAAGTCTCTAATAGCATGCATAACCACCTCCTCAGTAAAATCAGCTTCTAGGATATTGGCTTCTGTAGAGGTAAGTGACTCAAAATCAATCTCCTCTAAATCAGG comes from Papaver somniferum cultivar HN1 chromosome 7, ASM357369v1, whole genome shotgun sequence and encodes:
- the LOC113294653 gene encoding protein ENHANCED DISEASE RESISTANCE 2-like codes for the protein MSSSSSTKKMVNNGSNEGSDREGSSSPSSSSSSEQEKAAEKFEYSGWVYHLGVNTIGQDYCHLRFLFVKGKYVEMYKRDPHENPGIKPIRKGAVGYTLMVEELGRRKVNNGELYVLRLSNRLDESRKGEIACATAGEATKWMEAFDHAKQRAEYELAKGGSCMQRKLKNMENNELNFEGHRPRMRRYAHGLRKLVRIGKGPEALLRQTSNLGDEHVKSDGFFKGDVGDAVEAHQWKCVHTVNGVRIFEDVADGKKRKEDVLVKSVGVVDANMDTVFEMVLSLDRRKRYEWDMMTSDLELVDSLNGHNDVVYGTYDPKYLTRWQSKRDFVFSRQWFRGQDDGAYTILQFPAIHKKKPPRSSYRRTNITPSTWEIKALDPASPSDAPRCLVTLMLEISSSGWRKWKKYQHSTFEKTIPYALLCQVAGLREYFEANPSPTYASSTTTVQSESSASSGSYSEFLDGDESDQFYDAIAADETSSSDDEDSDDDVEVLKKNDGKVKLKNVSWAIARLALKRNTAPSSEKELDASISPVSVNAIQVHGSLRVGKDDTDADCWTSPDGQGFMIRGQTYLKDSSKITGGIPLLKLLAVDWFKSDAKIDRIAAHPRCLVQSEAAKKLPFILVINLQVPAKPNYSLVMYYAADRPIKQDSLLGKFVDGSDTFRDSRFKLIPSIKEGYWMVKRAVGTKACLLGKAVTCRYLRQDNFLEIDVDIGSSSVARSIINLVLGYVTSLVVDLAILVEAKEENELPEYILGTVRLNRLKPESAVDFEAS